DNA sequence from the Cohnella herbarum genome:
TCCATTGCACGTCCTTGTTGCGTTCGTCGCTAATCTGATCCATAACGAAGATGGGGTCACCGCCATCATGATAGATCGGCTCGAACAAAGATACCGGATCTTGAATCGCATCTAAAGCGAATACGATATCCTCTTTCGGGACGTTCAGTACCTCCGATATTTCCAATATCGTCGGTTCTCTGGAGTGTTGATTCGTCAGTTGGTCTCTTACTTGCAACGCCTTGTAAGCAATATCGCGCAAGCTGCGGGACACTCTGATCGGGTTGTTATCCCTCAGATATCGACGGATTTCCCCAATAATCATCGGAACCGCATAGGTAGAAAATCTGACGTTCTGACTCAGATCAAAGTTGTCTATGGCTTTCATTAAGCCAATGCAACCGACTTGAAAGAGATCGTCAACGAACTCTCCACGGTTATTGAACCGTTGGATTACACTCAATACCAGACGCAAATTACCGTTTACTAATTTTTCCCTGGCGGTAATCTCACCTCGGGTTTGCAGAGCGAGAAATAATTCCCTCATTTCGGCATTGGTCAGAACGGGCAGCTTTGAGGTGTCCACTCCACAAATCTCCACTTTGTTGCGGGTCAAGGCAATTCCTCCCGGGGAGCAGCATTAATGTAAAGTATCTCCGGGTAGGGGGTTTTTATTCCGATGTTTGACACTAATGGATACCGAAAAAAGAAGTGCGAAAACCATGAATATTCTCGCAATTGTTACACCATCTTGTTAAATTCCTTACGGAGCCGCTTAATTATGCGTTTTTCCAGCCTTGAAATATACGATTGAGAAATGCCCAACAAGTCGGCAACGTCCTTCTGGGTTTTTTCTTCTCCGTCAGCTAGTCCGAAGCGAAGCTCCATGATTGTTCGCTCTCTTTCGCTAAGCTTGTCTAGAGCTTTATGAAGCAACTTGCGGTCGACTTGTTCTTCAATATTGCGATAAATCGTATCATTCTCGGTACCTAGCACATCGGAAAGCAACAACTCGTTCCCATCCCAATCGATATTCAATGGTTCGTCGAAAGAGACCTCCGTACGCGTCTTGCTATTTCTTCGCAAATACATCAGAATTTCATTTTCGATACACCGGGAAGCATAAGTAGCTAATTTAATTTTTTTATCCGGATCAAACGTATTTACAGCTTTAATAAGACCGATGGCTCCGATCGATACAAGATCCTCGATATGGATACCCGTATTCTCGAATTTACGAGCGATATAGACGACTAGTCGAAGGTTGCGCTCGATAAGCATAGCCCGAATAGCCGCATCCCCCGTCGACAATCTTTCCAGTAAATATTCTTCCTCTTCACGGCTCAAAGGCGGAGGTAATGCTTCGCTTCCCCCGATATAGTAGACTTCTTCGCTCTTCCAACCAAACCAGAATAACAGGCGATAAAACGACAATTGGGACCTTAATTTCAAGTTCACGAACATTTCTGCTAACCTCCTGTCACGCAGGTTGAGATGGAGCCGATGTTATAGGGTCGGCTTGAGCCATGTCGGGATGGACGATGGCGCGGTAAGTTCCTTCGGATGACAACGTGCCTCCATCTAAACCAATAAGAACCCGGTTCACTTGAAGAAGGGGATGTCCTTCCCGAGACAATACGACCACATCAGGCTTTATGGCCAACATAAGACGCGTAGAGCCGTTAACCGCACGATAAGGCACAAGTCGGAGCCGATTACCCCACCGGTATTCCTCGGAGGCTCGAGCATCCAGCTCGGAAATAAGCTTATCCGCGGATTCGCCCTTTAATCTCTCGCACCACCCCGAGGGCAGTTGTTCCTTCCAAACGCTTGCCTCCATGATCATGACGGGTATACGGGTCAGCGGATCGTAGAGTCGATTGCCCGTGTCTAAGAGAGCGTTCATTTTCCAACTACCGTCGTCTATCCTGATTTCAACTTCCCAGAACAGTTGCTCCAGATCTTGCCTCTTTCGTCTCGTTTCCGATGTACTTCGAAATAACCATACGGATAACAGGAAGGCGATCACGAACAGACCGAGTTGGGATTGCCACTCCAAGAGCAATCCGCCATCCGAGGTGTAGGTGATTCCGCTCCAAGGGGATTCCGCAGACCGAAGTAGAAAGGATAACCCGATAACCCCGCCTAACGTCGCAAAGCTCACCAAGTAAAAAGCGCCCAGGTTACGAATAAAGTGCAACGGTCCCCCATATCCGTAAGAGAGCAGAACCATTACGAGCGAGATCAACACCTTAGCTCCGAAAGAATAGAGATAAGGGACATGAGCCCAGAACATCACAGCCGCATAAGCGGCCCCCAGAAAAGCGGCAGCAAATAACCGACCCCGGGATGGCCGAAGCTGACGCGCTTTGGCGGTTGTTAGAAGAACGGTACCATCAACGGCAAGATTGGTGAAGAAGACTAAATCTACATAAACGATCATAGGTAACCCCCCATCCTTATTCGCCCGGAAAACGGTAGCGCATTGGCAGGCCGGGATGGATGAACCCAGTATAATCGCTTTCAAATTCGGTGTCTGTCTAATCTTGCCGACCCCCAAAACCTTTTTTTGTCGACTGGCATAAACGGCTTACGCCGTCCTTTGGGATGGCGGGATAAATTTATGGACGTAGATGCTTCGGAATAGATGAGCGAATTCTATTCTCTACGAAACGACAAAAAAGCCCCGTATCCACAAGTGTGAATACGAGGCTTTATCATAAAAAGAATAGATTTAACGATCATTGCGCGGACGATTGCGTAAAAACGCAGGAATGTCCAATTGATCGCTCGATAAGCTCTGATTGCCGAACGGACGAAGATTACCCGTCTGACGGCTCTCTGCCGCGCTAGCGGTTTCCGTGACCGAATTTACTTGAGGTTGCTGTGAAGGAGTCGCAACAGGACGTCTGGAAGG
Encoded proteins:
- the sigE gene encoding RNA polymerase sporulation sigma factor SigE, translated to MFVNLKLRSQLSFYRLLFWFGWKSEEVYYIGGSEALPPPLSREEEEYLLERLSTGDAAIRAMLIERNLRLVVYIARKFENTGIHIEDLVSIGAIGLIKAVNTFDPDKKIKLATYASRCIENEILMYLRRNSKTRTEVSFDEPLNIDWDGNELLLSDVLGTENDTIYRNIEEQVDRKLLHKALDKLSERERTIMELRFGLADGEEKTQKDVADLLGISQSYISRLEKRIIKRLRKEFNKMV
- the spoIIGA gene encoding sigma-E processing peptidase SpoIIGA; translated protein: MIVYVDLVFFTNLAVDGTVLLTTAKARQLRPSRGRLFAAAFLGAAYAAVMFWAHVPYLYSFGAKVLISLVMVLLSYGYGGPLHFIRNLGAFYLVSFATLGGVIGLSFLLRSAESPWSGITYTSDGGLLLEWQSQLGLFVIAFLLSVWLFRSTSETRRKRQDLEQLFWEVEIRIDDGSWKMNALLDTGNRLYDPLTRIPVMIMEASVWKEQLPSGWCERLKGESADKLISELDARASEEYRWGNRLRLVPYRAVNGSTRLMLAIKPDVVVLSREGHPLLQVNRVLIGLDGGTLSSEGTYRAIVHPDMAQADPITSAPSQPA
- the sigG gene encoding RNA polymerase sporulation sigma factor SigG, whose amino-acid sequence is MTRNKVEICGVDTSKLPVLTNAEMRELFLALQTRGEITAREKLVNGNLRLVLSVIQRFNNRGEFVDDLFQVGCIGLMKAIDNFDLSQNVRFSTYAVPMIIGEIRRYLRDNNPIRVSRSLRDIAYKALQVRDQLTNQHSREPTILEISEVLNVPKEDIVFALDAIQDPVSLFEPIYHDGGDPIFVMDQISDERNKDVQWIEEIALREAMRKLNDREKMILSMRFFEGKTQMEVADEIGISQAQVSRLEKSAIQQMQKHVKT